From the genome of Miscanthus floridulus cultivar M001 chromosome 10, ASM1932011v1, whole genome shotgun sequence, one region includes:
- the LOC136485161 gene encoding UPF0481 protein At3g47200-like, translated as MMAMAGESGIRRAWVVDVEKTLDEADASVEVSRWQRHSIYRVPACIKDLNRKAYKPQAVSLGPFHHGRDGELLPMEEHKRRALRHLLRRAKRPLEEFAAAVEDVAEQLERAYLDLGDEWRGADGRERFLEMMIVDGCFLLEVMKATEKDGRNNVSDYAPNDPIFSHHGVLYMVPYIRRDMLMLENQLPLLLLEKLVAVETGKPPSADVINRMVLRFMSGSPSSRLPPGSTLGLHPLDVRRRSMLYGPKLPPQVLSRDIAPDTTDIIRSAVELYEAGIRFRKTNSDSLHNIRFRGGVLSMPAVSVDDSTEYMFLNLMAFERLHVGAGNDVTAYVFFMDNIIDSAKDVALLSTSGIIQNAIGSDKAVAQLFNSISKDVVLEPQSSLDAVQREVNAYCGKPWNMWRANLVHTYFRSPWAFMSLAAAVFLLVMTVMQTVYTVLPFYQQDQTSGGLPAAPAPL; from the exons ATGATGGCCATGGCCGGCGAGAGCGGCATCAGAAGGGCGTGGGTGGTGGACGTGGAGAAGACGCTGGACGAAGCCGACGCGTCGGTGGAGGTGTCGCGGTGGCAGCGCCACTCCATCTACCGTGTGCCGGCGTGCATCAAGGACCTGAACCGCAAGGCGTACAAGCCGCAGGCGGTGTCGCTGGGCCCCTTCCACCACGGCCGCGACGGGGAGCTCCTGCCCATGGAGGAGCACAAGCGGCGCGCGCTGCGGCACCTGCTCCGGCGTGCCAAGCGGCCGCTGGAGGAGTTCGCGGCCGCCGTGGAGGACGTCGCGGAGCAGCTGGAGAGAGCGTACCTGGACCTCGGCGACGAGTGGCGCGGCGCCGACGGGAGGGAGCGGTTCCTGGAGATGATGATTGTCGACGGCTGCTTCCTGCTGGAGGTGATGAAGGCCACCGAGAAGGACGGGAGGAATAACGTCAGCGACTACGCGCCCAACGACCCCATCTTCAGCCACCATGGGGTGCTCTACATGGTGCCATACATCCGCCGCGACATGCTCATGCTCGAGAACCAGCTGCCGTTGCTCCTGCTTGAGAAGCTCGTCGCCGTCGAGACTGGCAAGCCTCCG AGCGCCGACGTGATCAACAGGATGGTGCTGAGGTTCATGTCCGGGTCCCCATCATCCCGGCTGCCGCCGGGCAGCACTCTGGGGCTCCACCCGCTCGACGTGCGCCGCCGGAGCATGCTCTACGGCCCGAAGCTGCCGCCACAGGTACTGTCACGGGACATCGCGCCGGATACGACGGACATCATCCGGTCGGCGGTGGAGCTGTACGAGGCCGGGATCCGGTTCAGGAAGACCAATTCGGACAGCCTCCACAACATCCGGTTCCGCGGCGGGGTGCTGAGCATGCCGGCGGTGTCGGTGGATGACTCCACCGAGTACATGTTCCTCAACCTGATGGCTTTCGAGCGGCTGCACGTCGGCGCCGGCAATGACGTGACCGCGTACGTCTTCTTCATGGACAACATCATCGACTCCGCCAAGGACGTGGCGCTGCTGAGCACCAGCGGCATCATCCAGAACGCCATCGGCAGCGACAAGGCGGTGGCGCAGCTGTTCAACAGCATCTCCAAGGACGTCGTGCTCGAGCCGCAGAGCTCGCTGGATGCTGTGCAGCGGGAGGTGAACGCCTACTGCGGTAAGCCATGGAACATGTGGCGCGCCAACCTGGTCCACACCTACTTCCGGAGCCCTTGGGCGTTCATGTCCCTCGCTGCCGCCGTCTTCCTCCTCGTCATGACTGTCATGCAGACTGTCTACACCGTGCTGCCATTCTACCAGCAGGACCAAACCAGCGGCGGCTTGCCGGCGGCGCCAGCTCCATTGTGA